A single Mixta calida DNA region contains:
- the ssuB gene encoding aliphatic sulfonates ABC transporter ATP-binding protein: MNAVSTPSRLNVGTPVGLQGISKRFGDRSILHNIDLHIPSGQFVAVVGRSGCGKSTLLRLLAGLESPSEGELLAGQAPLASAQEETRLMFQDARLLPWKRVMDNVGLGLRGDWRPSALRALEAVNLADRADEWPAALSGGQRQRVALARALIHQPGLLLLDEPLGALDALTRIEMQGLIENLWRQQNFTVLLVTHDVSEAVTLADRVLLIEEGRIGLDLAIDLPRPRRRGSARLAELEAQVLERVMQRTQPAAAEPRYARR, translated from the coding sequence ATGAATGCTGTCTCAACCCCGTCGCGCCTCAATGTCGGCACGCCTGTTGGGCTACAGGGCATCAGCAAACGCTTTGGCGATCGCTCCATTTTGCACAATATCGATCTGCACATTCCATCGGGTCAGTTTGTCGCCGTGGTGGGGCGCAGCGGCTGCGGCAAAAGCACCCTGCTACGCCTGCTTGCCGGGCTGGAGTCGCCCAGCGAAGGCGAACTGCTGGCGGGTCAGGCGCCGCTGGCCAGCGCGCAGGAAGAGACGCGCCTGATGTTTCAGGATGCCCGCCTGCTGCCGTGGAAGCGGGTGATGGATAACGTGGGGCTGGGGCTGCGCGGTGACTGGCGCCCGTCGGCGCTGCGGGCGCTGGAGGCGGTGAACCTTGCCGATCGCGCTGATGAATGGCCCGCCGCGCTCTCCGGCGGCCAGCGGCAGCGCGTGGCGCTGGCGCGCGCGCTGATCCACCAGCCCGGTCTGCTGTTGCTGGACGAACCGCTGGGGGCGCTGGACGCCCTGACGCGTATTGAAATGCAGGGACTGATTGAGAATCTCTGGCGTCAGCAAAATTTTACCGTGCTGCTGGTGACGCATGATGTCAGCGAAGCGGTGACGCTGGCCGACCGGGTGTTGCTGATTGAGGAGGGAAGAATTGGGCTGGACCTGGCTATCGATCTGCCGCGTCCGCGCCGACGCGGTTCCGCCCGCCTGGCGGAGCTGGAGGCGCAGGTGCTGGAGCGGGTGATGCAGCGCACGCAGCCTGCGGCGGCGGAGCCTCGCTACGCCCGTCGCTGA
- the ssuC gene encoding aliphatic sulfonate ABC transporter permease SsuC, translating to MSKRKSGARHPLVPWLLPVLLLTIWQIASQSGWLSTRILPAPESVVLTFWRLSASGELWQHLAISSWRALTGFAIGGAIGLSLGLIAGASYWGERLLDTSVQMLRNIPHLALIPLVILWFGIDESAKIFLVALGTLFPIYLNTFHGIRNIDRGLVEMARSYGLSGWRLFSQVMLPGALPSIMVGVRFALGLMWLTLIVAETISANSGIGYLAMNAREFLQTDVVVVAIVLYALLGKLADVSAVLLERLWLRWHPAYQQKEAVI from the coding sequence ATGAGCAAGCGTAAATCGGGCGCCCGGCATCCGCTGGTGCCCTGGCTGCTGCCGGTGCTGCTGTTGACGATCTGGCAGATCGCCTCCCAAAGCGGATGGCTTTCGACGCGCATTCTGCCCGCGCCGGAGAGCGTGGTGCTGACCTTCTGGCGTCTGAGCGCCAGTGGCGAGCTGTGGCAGCATCTCGCCATCAGCAGCTGGCGCGCGCTGACCGGCTTCGCCATCGGCGGCGCCATTGGCCTTTCGCTCGGCCTGATCGCCGGCGCGTCATACTGGGGAGAGCGTCTGCTGGATACCTCGGTGCAGATGCTGCGTAATATTCCGCATCTGGCGCTGATTCCGCTGGTGATTTTATGGTTCGGCATCGATGAGTCGGCCAAAATCTTTCTTGTCGCTCTCGGCACGCTGTTTCCGATCTATCTCAATACCTTCCACGGCATTCGCAATATCGATCGCGGCCTGGTGGAGATGGCGCGCAGTTACGGGCTCTCCGGCTGGCGCCTGTTCAGCCAGGTGATGCTGCCCGGCGCGCTGCCCTCCATCATGGTCGGCGTGCGCTTCGCCCTCGGCCTGATGTGGCTGACGCTGATCGTCGCGGAGACCATCTCCGCCAACTCCGGCATCGGCTATCTGGCGATGAACGCGCGCGAATTCCTGCAAACCGACGTGGTAGTGGTAGCGATCGTGCTTTATGCGCTGCTGGGCAAGCTGGCGGACGTCAGCGCCGTACTGCTGGAGCGCCTGTGGCTGCGCTGGCATCCCGCTTATCAACAGAAGGAGGCCGTAATATGA